The sequence below is a genomic window from Thioclava nitratireducens.
ATTCGATGACGATGCTGGCAGCACCGAAAGGGGCGGATGCGCGTGTGCTTGCCATCGCGGAGAAGGTGGCGGGATGAGTGATGCGCTCCACGCGTCGTTTCGCGGACCGGCTGGAGGCTGACCCGCCCTCGGGGGTCGTGGAAATTGCTCCGAAGCTGGTCTCGGTGCTGCTGCGCTTCGATCCGCTGGGTGTAGACCGCGAGCAGCTGGGGGGCGTTGAAGCGGCTCGCCGATGAGATCGCGCAGGGTCCGCTGGAAATGCCAGACCCTGCGCGGCGTGGGACGATCCCGGTCGCTTTTGGTGGCGACGACTGCCGGCAACTAAGAGATGTCGCAAGGGCGACGGGCCAGAGCGAAGCTGCGACGATCCGCGAGAACTGCGACAGCGACCTGAGGGTTCTCACCATCGGTTTTGCTACCGGGCAGCCGTATATCGGGGTGCTTGTCCGGGGGGGGGCGTGGGATCTGCCGCGTATGAGCGAGTTGAACCCGCAGGTGCCCGCTGGTGCGCTTTTTGTCGCGGTGCTGGAAGATGCCGCGATGCGATGGGCGGCGCGCTATTCGAGATCCAGCGATGAGCAATCTCAAGATTATCCGCGCCGACGGCCGCGAGCGTTGATCAGGAGCTGCTGCGCTGGAGCGCAACCCACCTGATCACGCCCGGTCAGCTGCTGCGCATCGGGGGGGCTGCGTGCGGGCGTCTATGGCTATCTCACTGATCCGCCCCAAGAAACGCGAGGCTATTCACCTATAGCCCCATACATGCATCCAGTCCGATGCCCTCTACGGCGAGCTAAATCGCCAGCGTTGCGGAGCTGTTCTTGTGCGCGGGCAGGCCATCGGCATATTTTTCAGCGCGAAACTCGTCCGCCCATGCCGAAACAGCCGAACCCCGGTTTTCATACGGTTCATCTTGTGACGGGGCAAGAAGGAAGAAGGCGCAAATAATTGAAAACGATCATGATTTGATCTGCGTCAACGCTGCGAAATTTCATTGGAGTAGGGATGGCGATGCGAGGGCCTTTTCGACTTCGGGCTGTATACGCGAAGCCATAGACGGCCCTATGCGAGCAAAAAAATAAGAGAACCGATCGCCACCCGCGGTCACGCAAATGAGTAGGAAACGAGATGGAAAAGAAGCCGATAGCAAGGTCAGAATTCGCCAGAGACTTTGCCCTTCGCGCCGCGATGATCTCAATGGGGTTTGTCTTTCTGATGGGGGGATGGCGCCGCTTCATCAATGTCCCAGCCAAGCATGACATCACGAGCCCTGCATCTCTCGCTAGCAAACTGGTTGAAGCCGCCCCCGGCTCACCGCTTGAGCCTGTGATACACTGGGTATTGAACCATCCGATGATCGCGGAATGGTCGATTTACATGATGTCCACGGCAGAAGTTCTCGTTGGCCTCGGGCTAATTTTCGGCCTCTTTACCAGGGTTGCGGCGACGGGGTCGGCCCTGCTCAATATGGCCCTGATGCTCATCTTCGGGTGGATGGGGTATGAATGCCTCGACGAATGGACGATGGCAGCCCTCGGTCTCGCGATCTCTGTCAGCGTAATGATCTACGGAACGGGACTTTACTCGCTCGACAGCTTGCTGAAACGAGATGATTTCGCTCGATATTTCGGCCGTTCGCTAAATATCGGACTGACCGTCTTTTCGGTTATCTTCACGGTCG
It includes:
- a CDS encoding carboxyltransferase domain-containing protein: MKRLADEIAQGPLEMPDPARRGTIPVAFGGDDCRQLRDVARATGQSEAATIRENCDSDLRVLTIGFATGQPYIGVLVRGGAWDLPRMSELNPQVPAGALFVAVLEDAAMRWAARYSRSSDEQSQDYPRRRPRALIRSCCAGAQPT
- a CDS encoding TQO small subunit DoxD, giving the protein MEKKPIARSEFARDFALRAAMISMGFVFLMGGWRRFINVPAKHDITSPASLASKLVEAAPGSPLEPVIHWVLNHPMIAEWSIYMMSTAEVLVGLGLIFGLFTRVAATGSALLNMALMLIFGWMGYECLDEWTMAALGLAISVSVMIYGTGLYSLDSLLKRDDFARYFGRSLNIGLTVFSVIFTVGFYSYFFGISELQKRTSDKVYHISALKVPGKPDQARLYVDAGPSPAAAYVTSVVFTKADGTKVVETPEQIQVAKSHFEPWAHNSGSIVDGVLKMRLGAMVDIRLPDGAETAVINMIDNKPSMVRFE